A genomic window from Thermodesulfitimonas autotrophica includes:
- a CDS encoding DUF433 domain-containing protein, with protein sequence MWYNRTHYSRDAHQGGKHPGLLGCRWITPQEILEDYPALEPEDIKACLAYACIPAI encoded by the coding sequence TTGTGGTATAATAGAACCCATTATTCGCGGGATGCGCATCAAGGTGGAAAACATCCTGGGCTTTTGGGATGCCGGTGGATAACACCTCAGGAGATCCTGGAGGACTACCCCGCCCTGGAACCGGAGGACATAAAAGCCTGCCTTGCGTACGCCTGCATCCCGGCTATTTAG
- a CDS encoding universal stress protein — protein MYNKILVAVDGSENALRAVKEAVRLAEGNPAAQITLITVVPPVDMFFGYGEIWLTVRQETRQKALEKVMQKATEVLDQAKQAAEMAEGAAGQVETVIQIGDPAQAIVEYAGKEGYEVIVMGRRGTGLLQELLLGSVSHKVMQLAPCPVLLVR, from the coding sequence ATGTACAACAAAATCCTGGTGGCGGTGGACGGGTCTGAGAACGCGTTGCGGGCGGTAAAAGAGGCGGTGCGCTTGGCGGAAGGGAATCCCGCGGCGCAGATCACGCTTATTACGGTAGTGCCTCCGGTGGATATGTTTTTCGGTTACGGGGAGATTTGGCTTACGGTAAGGCAAGAGACCAGGCAGAAAGCTTTGGAAAAGGTGATGCAAAAGGCGACGGAGGTCCTGGACCAGGCGAAACAGGCGGCGGAAATGGCGGAAGGTGCTGCGGGGCAGGTGGAAACGGTGATCCAGATCGGCGATCCCGCCCAGGCGATCGTGGAGTACGCCGGCAAGGAGGGCTACGAAGTGATCGTGATGGGGCGGCGGGGTACCGGTTTACTTCAGGAATTGCTCTTGGGGAGCGTCAGCCACAAGGTGATGCAGCTCGCGCCCTGCCCGGTGCTGTTGGTGCGCTGA
- the hydG gene encoding [FeFe] hydrogenase H-cluster radical SAM maturase HydG, with product MLTPEEEDWREKRLALIRRYEAAEKREDFIKEEKITEILARTADPPRAAVAEVLSKARELHGLNPEEAAVLLNCRDAEVWEEIFATARQIKEAVYGNRIVLFAPLYISSPCVNNCAYCGFRHTNAAVNKRTLTAEELAAEVRILTQNGHKRLIVVYGEHPVSDIDFMCRTIEKIYATKNGRGEIRRVNVNAAPLTVAEYRQLKEVGIGTYQVFQETYHHETYRKMHPANTLKGSYRWRLFALHRAMEAGIDDVAIGVLFGLYDWRFEVLGLICHALDLEREFGVGPHTISFPRLEPALNTPVASAPPYPVSDADFKKVIAVLRCAVPYTGLILTCRERPTLRREVIPLGVSQTDAGSRIAVGGYAQMAREHIPDRQQFQLGDTRSLDEFIRELCEDGYIPSFCTAGYRAGRTGCHFMSFAKKGLVKNFCLPNAVLTFKEYLLDYATPATREIGEKTIAAYVERFAQQMPQRAAVLKEMLTRMEAGERDLYF from the coding sequence ATGTTAACACCGGAAGAAGAAGACTGGCGGGAAAAACGGTTGGCGCTGATCCGCAGGTACGAAGCGGCGGAGAAACGGGAGGATTTCATAAAAGAGGAAAAAATCACGGAAATCCTCGCCCGCACGGCGGACCCGCCGCGCGCCGCGGTTGCGGAAGTTTTATCTAAAGCGCGGGAGTTGCACGGCTTAAATCCGGAAGAGGCGGCGGTGCTCCTCAACTGCCGGGACGCTGAAGTGTGGGAAGAGATCTTTGCCACCGCCCGGCAGATTAAAGAGGCGGTTTACGGCAACCGGATTGTGCTCTTTGCGCCGCTATACATTTCGAGCCCCTGCGTTAACAATTGCGCTTACTGCGGTTTTCGCCATACCAACGCGGCCGTAAACAAAAGAACCCTAACGGCGGAAGAGTTAGCGGCAGAGGTCCGGATACTTACCCAAAACGGGCACAAGCGCCTCATCGTGGTTTACGGCGAACACCCCGTGAGCGACATCGACTTTATGTGCCGCACCATCGAAAAGATCTACGCTACCAAAAACGGCCGCGGGGAGATCCGGCGGGTCAACGTCAACGCCGCCCCGCTGACCGTGGCGGAGTACCGGCAGTTGAAGGAAGTAGGCATCGGCACCTATCAGGTCTTCCAGGAAACGTACCACCACGAGACCTACCGGAAGATGCATCCCGCGAACACCCTGAAAGGGTCCTACCGGTGGCGCCTTTTTGCCCTGCACCGGGCCATGGAGGCCGGCATCGACGACGTGGCGATCGGCGTTCTTTTCGGGCTTTACGACTGGCGCTTCGAGGTGCTCGGCCTCATCTGCCACGCGCTGGATTTAGAGCGCGAGTTCGGCGTGGGGCCCCATACCATCTCCTTCCCGCGGCTCGAGCCGGCTCTGAACACGCCGGTAGCGAGCGCCCCGCCTTACCCGGTTTCAGATGCGGATTTCAAAAAGGTTATCGCCGTCCTGCGCTGCGCGGTGCCCTATACGGGCTTGATTTTGACCTGCCGCGAACGGCCCACGCTGCGCCGGGAGGTCATCCCGCTCGGGGTATCCCAAACCGATGCGGGATCCCGGATTGCCGTCGGCGGCTACGCCCAAATGGCCCGGGAACATATCCCGGACCGCCAGCAGTTCCAGTTGGGCGACACCCGCTCGCTGGACGAGTTCATCCGCGAACTGTGCGAAGACGGGTACATCCCTTCCTTCTGCACCGCCGGTTACCGCGCCGGGCGCACCGGGTGTCACTTTATGTCTTTCGCCAAGAAAGGGCTGGTGAAAAACTTCTGCCTCCCGAACGCGGTGCTCACTTTCAAGGAGTACCTGCTCGACTACGCCACGCCGGCCACCCGGGAGATAGGCGAAAAAACGATTGCCGCCTACGTCGAAAGGTTCGCGCAGCAGATGCCCCAGCGCGCCGCGGTGCTAAAGGAAATGCTCACCCGGATGGAGGCGGGAGAGCGTGACCTTTACTTCTGA
- a CDS encoding type II toxin-antitoxin system VapC family toxin gives MRQIFVDTSFWYAHAFAGDAHHREAVAFLSHVPAPLVTSNFVFNELMTILRYDFGHHVAVKYGKHLRESKICTLVRLNTADEETAWALFLKHSDQNFSFTDCTSFALMRRLGINEAAAFDGHFDAAGFTRLPAVPLRKKPPKRR, from the coding sequence ATGCGCCAGATATTCGTAGATACCAGCTTTTGGTACGCTCACGCCTTTGCCGGTGACGCCCATCACCGGGAGGCGGTAGCCTTCCTCAGCCACGTGCCTGCTCCCCTTGTAACTTCTAACTTCGTTTTCAACGAATTAATGACTATCCTGCGGTATGATTTCGGCCACCATGTAGCCGTGAAATACGGGAAACACCTGCGGGAGAGCAAGATTTGCACTCTGGTACGCCTGAACACCGCGGATGAAGAAACAGCCTGGGCGCTTTTCCTCAAGCACAGCGATCAGAATTTCAGTTTTACCGACTGCACCAGCTTTGCTCTCATGCGCCGCTTGGGGATTAACGAGGCAGCCGCTTTTGACGGTCATTTTGATGCTGCCGGTTTCACCCGCTTACCCGCGGTACCGCTAAGAAAAAAGCCGCCGAAGCGAAGGTAA
- the hydF gene encoding [FeFe] hydrogenase H-cluster maturation GTPase HydF, producing the protein MNATPRGQRLHIALFGRRNAGKSSLINALTGQETAIVADVPGTTTDPVSKAMEILPLGPVMLIDTAGLDDVGYLGDLRVKRSLAVLEKTDLVVLVVDPGQGTGSFEADVLSRSQARGIPVIGVANKCDLYPDPPVGAWAAALPVPWVVVSARTGQGIDRLKRALVEHAPKDWTLPTIVGDLIAPGDTVVLVIPIDKAAPKGRLILPQQQVIRDVLEHDAVAVMVKERELRHALAGMTRPPRLVVTDASAYLKAAADTPPDVLFTSFSILFARFKGDLNTLVAGAKAVDGLRPGDKVLIAEACTHHPIEDDIGRVKIPRWLRQVAGGELVFDVVAGGGPLPDNLAAYRLIVHCGGCMLNRREMLSRLMQAREAGVPVVNYGVLMAHMHGVLRRALSPFPAALAVLGEDPEGLGEEIWPCHLAKYIPQ; encoded by the coding sequence CTGAACGCTACCCCGCGCGGCCAGCGCTTGCATATCGCTCTTTTCGGCCGCCGCAACGCCGGAAAATCGAGCCTGATTAACGCCCTAACCGGTCAAGAAACCGCCATTGTGGCCGACGTTCCCGGCACCACCACCGATCCGGTATCCAAGGCAATGGAGATCCTGCCTCTCGGTCCGGTGATGCTGATCGATACAGCGGGCCTCGACGACGTCGGGTACCTGGGAGACCTGCGGGTGAAAAGGAGTCTGGCGGTCCTGGAAAAGACCGACCTGGTGGTGCTGGTCGTCGATCCCGGCCAGGGCACCGGTTCCTTCGAGGCCGACGTGCTGAGCCGGAGCCAAGCCCGGGGCATCCCCGTTATCGGGGTAGCGAACAAGTGCGACCTCTACCCCGACCCGCCCGTCGGCGCGTGGGCAGCCGCGCTGCCCGTCCCCTGGGTGGTGGTGAGCGCCCGCACCGGCCAGGGGATCGACCGGCTCAAGCGGGCCCTCGTAGAACACGCCCCCAAGGACTGGACGCTGCCCACCATCGTCGGCGACCTCATCGCCCCCGGCGACACGGTGGTCTTAGTGATCCCCATCGACAAGGCCGCGCCGAAGGGAAGGCTGATCCTGCCCCAGCAGCAGGTGATTCGCGATGTCTTGGAGCACGACGCGGTGGCGGTGATGGTGAAGGAGCGGGAACTGCGCCACGCCCTCGCCGGGATGACCAGACCCCCGCGCCTAGTGGTGACGGATGCCTCCGCTTACCTGAAGGCCGCGGCCGATACGCCGCCCGACGTGCTTTTTACCTCTTTTTCGATCCTCTTCGCCCGCTTCAAAGGCGATCTCAACACCCTTGTGGCGGGGGCGAAAGCGGTGGATGGGCTGCGCCCCGGCGACAAAGTGCTGATCGCCGAGGCCTGCACCCACCACCCCATCGAGGACGATATCGGCCGCGTGAAGATCCCTCGCTGGCTGCGGCAGGTGGCGGGCGGGGAGCTTGTTTTCGACGTGGTGGCCGGCGGCGGGCCACTCCCGGATAACCTCGCCGCCTACCGGCTGATCGTTCACTGCGGCGGCTGCATGTTAAACCGCCGGGAGATGCTTTCCCGCCTGATGCAGGCGCGCGAAGCTGGCGTCCCGGTGGTCAATTACGGCGTGCTTATGGCGCACATGCACGGCGTGCTGCGACGGGCGCTCTCACCCTTCCCGGCAGCCCTGGCCGTGCTGGGCGAAGACCCGGAGGGTCTCGGTGAGGAGATATGGCCCTGCCACCTGGCGAAGTACATCCCCCAATGA
- a CDS encoding Uma2 family endonuclease, with protein MSLAKEEAAAGGLTYEEYLLIPDDGRRHELIGGEHYVTPAPTTVHQRFLGRLYRVLSAFVYEHNLGEVFFAPVDVVLSRRDVVQPDLIFLSQARLGRLTRENVQGAPDLVVEVISEASRRLDRKLKRALYANHDVLEYWIADPELKICEVYRRDEENRLVKVAEYEDAGFLTSPLLPGLAIDLASLW; from the coding sequence ATGAGCCTCGCCAAAGAAGAAGCGGCGGCCGGCGGGCTGACTTACGAGGAGTACCTGCTCATCCCCGACGACGGGCGCCGGCACGAACTTATCGGGGGGGAACACTACGTGACACCGGCACCGACGACGGTTCACCAGCGGTTTCTCGGCAGGCTTTACCGTGTTTTGAGCGCTTTTGTCTACGAGCATAATCTTGGCGAGGTCTTCTTCGCCCCCGTCGACGTGGTGCTCAGCCGCCGGGACGTGGTCCAGCCCGACCTGATTTTCTTGAGCCAGGCGCGGCTGGGCCGCCTGACCCGGGAAAACGTGCAGGGCGCGCCCGACCTGGTGGTGGAGGTCATTTCGGAGGCTTCCCGCAGGCTCGACCGGAAGCTCAAGCGCGCGCTTTACGCCAACCACGATGTCCTTGAGTACTGGATCGCCGACCCGGAGCTGAAGATCTGCGAGGTTTACCGGCGAGACGAGGAGAACCGGCTGGTGAAAGTCGCCGAGTACGAGGACGCCGGCTTCTTAACCTCCCCCCTACTCCCCGGTTTGGCGATCGACCTGGCCTCTCTGTGGTGA
- a CDS encoding type II toxin-antitoxin system VapC family toxin, with translation MGKLKDTASRAGIVALDTSCLIYYLEGNPLARGLGNEIFQPLEQGAFRAVISALALAELLVRPKSLEREDVCGEYLALLCSYPNLEIVPLTVEIAVRCASIRAKYPAVRTPDAIHLATAAEAGAKIFLTNDSKLPSKVEGVEVVLLRETLRR, from the coding sequence TTGGGAAAGCTGAAAGACACCGCGTCCCGTGCAGGAATTGTTGCCCTCGACACCAGTTGCCTGATCTATTACCTGGAGGGAAATCCCCTGGCGCGCGGACTCGGAAACGAGATCTTCCAGCCTTTGGAGCAGGGGGCGTTCCGGGCCGTCATTTCTGCGCTTGCCCTCGCGGAGCTGCTCGTCCGCCCCAAGTCGCTCGAGAGGGAGGACGTTTGCGGCGAATACCTGGCTCTTCTCTGCTCCTACCCCAACCTGGAGATAGTGCCGCTCACTGTGGAGATAGCGGTCCGCTGCGCAAGCATCCGGGCCAAGTACCCCGCCGTGCGGACGCCCGACGCCATTCACCTCGCAACAGCCGCGGAAGCGGGCGCAAAAATCTTCCTCACGAACGATTCCAAGCTGCCTTCGAAGGTGGAAGGAGTAGAAGTCGTTCTGCTTCGAGAAACCCTCCGCCGTTAA
- the yedF gene encoding sulfurtransferase-like selenium metabolism protein YedF, whose product MREIDARGKPCPQPVLLVKAAIDAGEAAFTILVDNRAAVENVRRYGEKSGYNIKVEEQQGCWRLTGTREGAPPTAGTSGAPGPAAAQTGAPAPHPHTAPAVEVYCGTGAVRTLLIQTEALGRGDEELGRKLVKILLDTLAVNETRPETILLVNGGVKLACEGSPVLEALQDIAQKGVQILACGTCLNHFNLTHALKVGRPTNAYELLNTLLAGNVLVWG is encoded by the coding sequence GTGCGTGAGATCGACGCCCGCGGGAAGCCCTGCCCGCAGCCGGTGCTCCTCGTTAAAGCAGCAATTGACGCCGGGGAGGCGGCCTTCACCATCCTGGTGGACAACCGGGCGGCGGTGGAAAACGTGCGCCGCTACGGGGAGAAGAGCGGCTATAATATTAAGGTAGAAGAGCAGCAGGGCTGCTGGCGGCTCACCGGAACGCGGGAAGGAGCGCCGCCTACGGCGGGGACTAGCGGTGCGCCCGGGCCAGCGGCCGCGCAAACCGGCGCCCCGGCACCCCACCCCCACACGGCGCCGGCAGTCGAGGTTTATTGCGGCACGGGGGCGGTGCGGACGCTTCTGATCCAAACGGAGGCGTTAGGACGTGGCGACGAGGAACTCGGGCGCAAGCTGGTCAAGATTCTCCTCGATACCTTAGCGGTCAACGAGACGCGGCCCGAAACGATCCTGTTAGTAAACGGAGGCGTAAAGCTGGCCTGCGAAGGTTCACCGGTACTTGAGGCGCTGCAGGATATCGCGCAGAAAGGCGTGCAGATTCTGGCCTGCGGCACCTGTCTCAACCATTTCAACCTGACCCACGCCCTCAAGGTGGGCCGGCCGACCAACGCCTACGAACTACTGAACACTTTACTCGCCGGCAACGTGCTCGTCTGGGGATAA
- a CDS encoding type II toxin-antitoxin system HicB family antitoxin produces the protein MKGKVEFTAEIFKEGEVYVSLCPELNVSSFGDSVDEAKESLAEAVTAFLEECKTMGTFEEVLEEAGFLRTEGGWVPRKAVLKSKLIIPA, from the coding sequence ATGAAGGGAAAGGTTGAGTTTACGGCCGAGATATTTAAGGAGGGGGAGGTTTACGTTTCCCTGTGCCCGGAGTTGAACGTTTCGAGCTTCGGCGACTCGGTTGATGAGGCTAAAGAATCTTTGGCAGAAGCGGTTACGGCTTTCCTGGAAGAATGCAAAACAATGGGCACTTTCGAGGAGGTGCTCGAGGAAGCGGGTTTTCTTCGCACGGAGGGTGGCTGGGTGCCGCGCAAAGCCGTGCTTAAAAGCAAGCTGATTATTCCGGCCTGA
- a CDS encoding copper amine oxidase N-terminal domain-containing protein, translating into MTFSSALATVEKKDGQTLGWIKVDVDSDTLAVSGWVYATVTLPTGVKYAKDPALGTLSNYATAPSGDPGNVERKTSSDTVLTVAYPLDTTKNTVVQFKFDATGESKVNIGTDAADNINVKVTVKIIGTDGLQVGSDYTADLKVGQVVTKEVTASAETAKALSEAKNDQKAAKITFTESAAASLVQNDEIYLELPSSYFQWSNTMLTTSGITYGAYGLKGTLSIDSTKKKLTLKVDSPSALADTIAVTPYINVMPGAPTGDVTVTITSSSTKVKTATLVIGNVGAPTVTLSTKDTVTEDLLLAKNGQLVDEVTVKANGSIAKDKSIVIAAPAGVKFNGTPSCSVAGSTVTPFDDNKKVWIILGNAADEIKITDIKVDVDETAALGDLKLSFSGDAGATGDVVVGKIVAPATATATAVEVVSGTNAQAAGDITVTETKPASMASANIKLTLPSGVKFSDEFKYKINNGDEQTTSNAKGQNYAEINLSLGGAVDTIKFYGIKYDVDSTFKGDVEVALSGAALSANYSGKTILRVVNAKAVSATKRDSSFVIGSTTYKVNGVEKTMDVAPYIKDGRTYMPVRFAALAAGVDESNIIWDGVKKTVTLIKGDRVVQMTIGSKTMLINGIAVTMDAAPEISSGRTMLPFRYVGQALGATVGWDEASKTVTMNVQ; encoded by the coding sequence GTGACCTTCTCGAGTGCACTGGCAACGGTGGAAAAGAAGGATGGGCAAACGCTGGGCTGGATCAAAGTTGATGTCGACAGCGATACGTTAGCTGTAAGCGGCTGGGTTTATGCTACCGTAACGTTGCCGACTGGTGTGAAGTACGCTAAAGACCCGGCTTTGGGCACGCTCAGTAACTACGCAACGGCACCGTCAGGTGATCCTGGGAATGTTGAGCGGAAAACATCTTCCGATACGGTCCTAACGGTAGCTTACCCCCTAGATACAACTAAAAATACGGTTGTCCAGTTTAAATTTGATGCTACTGGTGAATCAAAAGTTAATATCGGTACCGATGCGGCGGACAACATCAACGTGAAAGTGACGGTAAAGATCATCGGCACCGACGGCTTGCAGGTCGGTTCTGACTACACTGCGGACCTCAAGGTCGGGCAGGTCGTGACCAAGGAAGTTACTGCTTCCGCGGAAACGGCGAAGGCTTTGAGTGAGGCGAAGAACGATCAGAAGGCTGCAAAGATTACCTTCACGGAAAGCGCGGCTGCTTCTCTTGTTCAGAATGATGAGATCTATCTCGAGTTGCCGTCCAGCTACTTCCAGTGGAGTAACACAATGCTGACGACTTCCGGGATCACCTATGGTGCTTACGGGCTTAAAGGTACCCTGTCGATTGATTCTACGAAAAAGAAGCTGACTTTAAAGGTTGATTCTCCGTCTGCTTTGGCCGACACGATTGCAGTTACTCCTTACATTAATGTAATGCCTGGGGCACCGACTGGCGATGTTACCGTGACTATCACTAGTTCCTCGACCAAGGTGAAGACCGCGACGCTGGTTATCGGCAACGTCGGTGCGCCGACGGTAACCCTGAGCACCAAGGACACCGTGACCGAAGACCTGCTGTTGGCGAAGAACGGGCAGCTTGTGGATGAGGTTACAGTAAAGGCCAACGGGAGCATTGCTAAGGACAAATCCATCGTCATCGCGGCGCCGGCGGGCGTGAAGTTCAATGGCACACCGTCGTGTAGTGTTGCTGGTTCCACGGTTACTCCCTTTGATGACAACAAGAAGGTTTGGATTATCCTCGGTAATGCTGCTGACGAAATCAAGATCACTGACATTAAAGTAGACGTTGACGAAACCGCGGCGCTCGGCGACCTGAAGCTCAGCTTCAGCGGCGATGCGGGTGCGACTGGCGACGTGGTGGTCGGCAAGATCGTTGCCCCGGCGACGGCTACGGCCACGGCTGTTGAGGTAGTATCGGGAACTAACGCTCAGGCGGCGGGTGATATTACCGTTACTGAAACCAAACCGGCGAGCATGGCCTCGGCTAACATCAAGCTCACACTACCTTCAGGTGTAAAGTTCAGCGACGAGTTCAAGTACAAGATCAACAACGGTGATGAGCAGACCACCAGTAACGCCAAGGGCCAGAATTACGCTGAGATTAACCTTAGCCTCGGCGGTGCAGTAGATACGATCAAGTTCTACGGCATTAAGTACGACGTTGACAGCACTTTCAAGGGTGACGTGGAGGTGGCGCTGAGCGGTGCGGCACTGAGTGCGAACTATTCGGGTAAGACTATCCTGCGGGTAGTCAACGCGAAGGCCGTCTCCGCGACCAAGCGTGACAGCTCCTTCGTCATCGGCTCCACCACCTATAAGGTGAACGGCGTCGAGAAGACGATGGACGTGGCGCCGTACATCAAGGACGGCCGGACCTACATGCCGGTGCGGTTCGCGGCGCTCGCTGCCGGCGTGGACGAGTCCAACATCATCTGGGACGGCGTGAAGAAGACCGTGACGCTGATCAAGGGTGACCGCGTCGTGCAGATGACCATCGGCTCCAAGACGATGCTGATCAACGGCATCGCGGTAACGATGGATGCGGCGCCGGAGATTAGCAGCGGCCGGACGATGCTGCCGTTCCGGTACGTCGGCCAGGCGCTTGGCGCGACGGTTGGCTGGGACGAAGCCTCCAAGACCGTCACGATGAACGTGCAGTAA
- a CDS encoding AbrB/MazE/SpoVT family DNA-binding domain-containing protein, which translates to MSTVETVRLGSKCQMVLPLKMRKALGVSEGDELLALPLGRAVILVPKPKSYADRLLGLHREIWAGTSTEKYLGEERASWES; encoded by the coding sequence ATGAGTACGGTTGAAACCGTCCGCCTGGGATCCAAGTGCCAAATGGTGCTCCCCCTCAAGATGAGGAAAGCCCTCGGCGTCTCCGAAGGAGATGAGCTCTTGGCGTTGCCTTTAGGGAGGGCTGTGATCCTCGTGCCTAAACCAAAGAGCTACGCGGACCGGCTCTTGGGCTTGCACCGCGAAATCTGGGCGGGCACCAGCACCGAAAAGTACCTCGGGGAGGAAAGGGCTTCTTGGGAAAGCTGA
- the hydE gene encoding [FeFe] hydrogenase H-cluster radical SAM maturase HydE — protein sequence MSAPREEFAAALAKAVATSRLEREEIILLLNAQGEEMEALCQAADAVRAKYLGRTVHLRAVIEFSNYCVRNCFYCGLRRDNRRLSRYRMTPAEIFTAARRARAEGFRTVVLQAGEDPSYHLRELCRLVYRLKSELDVAVTLSVGDLSREAYRELRAAGADRYLLKHETADPALFASLRPGTTFTARVKRLHWLRELGYQVGSGNIVGLPGQTIASLAADILLLKELDVEMAGIGPFIPHPATPLGAFPPGSLSLTLKVLAVTRLLLPLAHLPATTAVATLSPEGRRRALKAGANVVMPDLTPFPYRQHYAIYPGKTRPRGEGRDAFRWWQQELAKIGREVDCGYGHSPKATLIFQ from the coding sequence ATGAGCGCGCCGCGGGAAGAATTCGCCGCCGCGTTGGCAAAAGCGGTGGCCACTTCCCGGCTGGAGCGGGAAGAGATCATTCTCCTCCTCAACGCCCAGGGGGAAGAGATGGAAGCCCTCTGCCAGGCGGCCGACGCGGTGCGGGCGAAATACCTCGGCCGTACCGTGCACCTGCGCGCGGTCATCGAGTTTTCCAATTACTGCGTCCGCAACTGCTTTTACTGCGGCCTGCGGCGGGATAACCGGCGTCTGTCACGCTACCGGATGACGCCGGCAGAAATCTTCACTGCCGCCAGACGAGCCAGGGCCGAGGGGTTTCGCACGGTTGTCTTGCAGGCGGGAGAAGACCCCTCCTACCATCTCCGGGAGCTATGCCGCCTTGTTTACCGCCTCAAAAGCGAACTCGACGTGGCCGTCACCCTCTCGGTAGGCGATCTTTCCCGGGAGGCGTACCGGGAGCTGCGTGCCGCGGGGGCGGACCGCTACCTTTTAAAACACGAGACCGCCGACCCGGCCCTCTTCGCCTCCCTGCGCCCCGGCACTACCTTCACCGCGCGGGTCAAAAGGCTGCACTGGTTGCGGGAACTTGGTTACCAGGTGGGCAGCGGTAACATCGTCGGCCTGCCCGGCCAAACCATCGCCTCGCTGGCGGCGGACATCCTGCTGCTCAAAGAACTCGACGTGGAAATGGCCGGCATCGGTCCCTTTATCCCGCACCCGGCAACGCCGTTAGGCGCTTTCCCGCCCGGATCCCTGAGTCTCACCCTGAAGGTGTTGGCCGTCACCCGGCTTCTGCTTCCCCTGGCCCACCTGCCGGCCACCACCGCGGTCGCCACCCTATCCCCGGAGGGACGGCGCCGGGCCCTCAAGGCTGGCGCCAACGTGGTGATGCCCGATCTCACGCCGTTCCCCTACCGGCAACACTACGCGATTTACCCGGGTAAGACCCGGCCGCGCGGCGAAGGGAGGGACGCTTTCCGGTGGTGGCAGCAGGAACTGGCGAAGATAGGGAGAGAAGTGGACTGCGGCTACGGACACAGCCCTAAGGCAACCCTAATCTTCCAGTGA
- a CDS encoding type II toxin-antitoxin system HicA family toxin gives MTSGRRITPVHYTLLVRVFECDGWKVTRQKGDHLVMTKPGAKRPLVIKTSPRLVPITHIRTNMTTAGMSRERYFEILDLLD, from the coding sequence ATGACGAGCGGCAGAAGGATAACGCCTGTCCACTATACGCTGCTTGTGCGGGTCTTTGAGTGTGACGGATGGAAAGTAACAAGGCAGAAGGGCGACCACCTCGTGATGACTAAACCCGGCGCCAAACGCCCTCTGGTGATTAAGACGAGTCCCCGCCTTGTACCTATAACACACATCCGTACCAATATGACCACGGCCGGTATGAGCAGGGAACGCTACTTTGAAATCCTCGATCTGTTGGACTAA